In Bernardetia litoralis DSM 6794, the genomic window GAATAATCAGAAGTCAAAAAAATAGAAAGACAACCAAGTATAATTAAAGCAGCAATTGCCAGCAAATAGAAATGGTAATTGAAACGAATAATATTCCAAACTCCTTCATACGATTTTCTTTGTTTCATTTTATAGTTTTAAAACAGGCTAGGAAGCCTGTTATACATAATTTTGTTTTTTATTTTGCTGTATTCCACTTTTCAGTTCTGCCTTTTTCCCATTCATAAGGTATATTTTCTATCTGAAAAGCATTTGCTAAAATAGGATTTTTGAGATTTAATTCTTCTAAAAATGGAATTTTATATTCTAAAACTTTTACAGGATTTGGTCGCCAGTTTTGTCTTAATCCTTTTATAATCAAAACTTCATTTGTCTTTGGATTGAATGTAAATGTATTTGGCAAAGGACCTGCAAAACGACGTGCCTCTTTCCAATTTTTGAAAGGAGAATCTTTTGGTAATTCTGTATTTTCTTCAAATTCTACTTTTGCTACAAACTCTGTTTTATTAGAAAAAATAGAAAATTTATTACCTTTTTTGTGTGTATTTATATCAATGATTGAATACTTATATTGTGTAAAAATCC contains:
- a CDS encoding DUF2071 domain-containing protein → MLDFLKKHPFPVKAFFDYSLVFSFAVPKEELQNKIPSCLELDTFKKLDNKTGKETEYAFVAVAMVKTKELRPKGFPKFMGNDFFLIGYRIFVNYIDSKGKKLRGLYILKSETNKAKMQILGGIFTQYKYSIIDINTHKKGNKFSIFSNKTEFVAKVEFEENTELPKDSPFKNWKEARRFAGPLPNTFTFNPKTNEVLIIKGLRQNWRPNPVKVLEYKIPFLEELNLKNPILANAFQIENIPYEWEKGRTEKWNTAK